Genomic DNA from Blastocatellia bacterium:
GTCGCGCCAATTCGTCATGGAATCGCTCAAGTTCAGGGAAGTCAGCTTGCAGGGATTGGATCGAGAGCAACTGCACCTGCGTATCTCGGAGTGAATCGAACATATCGAGCCGTCGCTTCAGCGCGCGGCGCGTTCGTTTGAGCCGAGCGTCGGCAATGAGATGACTCACCAGATCAAGCAGCGACATCAATCGGCGCGTGGCCACACGCAAGTCGTGAACGGCCTCTTCGGAGAACTTCTTCTGGCATCGGCGCACCTGCCGCTCATATTTGCGCCAACGTGTCGAGAGCGCGTTGACCAGCAGGTCAACGAGCTCAGCAGCACGTTGATGGGTTGGCTCCAGAAGTTGCATCGTCAAACCTCTAGCCCGTCATTTGAGCACCAGTTTTTGCATTGCCTCAATGGCGCGTTCGATTTTGCGCAGGTCCTTACGGCGGCCTTTTTCTGGTCGTACCGAGAGCTGGTCTAAGATGGCCGTGAGTTCTTGCAGCGTCGCTCGACTGAGCGTTGATCGCCCGCTGGCGCCGGCGACGAGGTCAATGATTTCCAAAAGATCATGTTCGACATTGGTCAAATATGTCTGCACCGTCTCTTGGGTCATCGAGCGCAAGTGGTGGAGTCGAGCCAAGCACTCTTTTTGCTGATCGGTCAACTTTTCGGGCGGCCTCTTGGCGACAGCCGTTTGCGTGCCTGATGGGTTTTTTGATTTCATGAGCCGGCTCCTTGACTGGCTTCAACCAGGTGCGGATTCAGCATGATTTCAATCTTCGCTTGCAGTTCGTTGGCGACGGCACGGATGGAGCGATTCCCGTTGATGGTGTCGAAGTGGTAGATGGTGCGCATGGCGCGGAGTTCACGCTGAATTTGACGTTGATACCGGATGAAGCATTCGTACATGTCGCCTGAACGCCGGATGTCCATGCCCGACTCCCAATAATCCAGTGTGGCGTTTTTGCGAAAGTTTCGCTCAGCCAGAATTTTGGGCGAGACCTCCAAGTAGAAGACGGCGTCGGGCACGAGCGCAATGCTGTAGACATCGCGAATCCATTCAGGATGAGCGCCACGCACAATGGCGCGCGCCATCAGCGTGTAGATGTAGCGGTCGGCCAACACGACAAATCCCGAACGCAACGCCGGGATGATGGTGTGTTCCAATTGATCGGCGAAGTCGGTGGCGTAAAACAGGCACAGCGTCAGCGGCGATAGGATATTGCCTTGCATCGCTTCTTCCAGTTCCGCTTCCACCAGCCGCGAGCGTTTCAATCCAACTTCCGATGTGGCGTAGCCGAGTCGTTCCAGCCAGTCGCGCAGCAGGGCAATTTGCGTCGAGCGGCCCGAACCGTCTGCGCCTTCGATCACAATCAACGTGCCTTTCAACTGCTCGACGTTCACGCCGGGGATGCCGGTGCCATAGAAACGTTTCGGCGTCATCGCGGTATCCTCCATTTATAGCGAGGCAGGTCAATGCGCTGTTGCACGATCTGTCGCACGTCGCGGTGTTCCAGCTCAGGCGCGCGATTGGCGTCAATGATCACAAAGTTGAACTCCTCGGCCATGTGCCAGTACTCTTGATAGATTTTTTCCTGAAATAGCTTGAAGCTTTCATACGGGTCAGGGGACAGATTCATATCCATGCCGGCCTCATAGTATTTCAACTGAGGACGTCCTTCCAGAATGCGGCTCAGCGCGACATCCATCGGCACATGAAAGAAGAACGTCAGGTCGGGATGGCGGGCAAAACTATAGAGCTTGCGCAGCCATTGGCGGTCGCAGCCACGCGCCGCATCGCGCGCAAACGCCGTGTAGATGTAGCGATCGGCCAGCACAATGTAGCCGGCGTGCAATAACGGTAGAATCTGTCGCTCATATCGGTCGGCAAAGTCGGTGCAATGAATCAGCGAGAACGTGGTCGGCGTGAGCAAATGCCGTTTCTTCCCTTTGGTGGTCGCTTTTTTCACCAACGTGGACGAATTCCATTCGGTGAAAAAAACCTTGTAGCCCTCCAATTCCAGCCAGCGTTTGAGCAGATAGATTTGCGTGGACTTGCCCGAGCCATCAATCCCTTCGACAGCGATCAGTTTTCCTGGCATGTCACTACGTGACGAGCTGAGACGCATAAGCCGCTCCTTTAGTCTTCGACGACAAACTTCACACCGAATACTTCTTCAAGCAACGTCGCTTTTCGTTGCAGAGCCCATTTCTCCAACAGCATATCACCCTCGCCGTGGAGGCGCATGATGAGTTTGGGTTTTTTGTATTCGAGGGTGAACTGATGGACTTTGCCGGCGTGTTCAGTATCCAGCGCGTCGGCAATGCGCAAGAGCGCGGCCAGCTTGCAAACAACGACGCGGTCCTTCGCCGACAGATTGCGATAGGGTTCATGCTTAAGCGTGGGAAACGCCTTGCGATGATAACGGGCGACGTTGGCCACAATGGCGCGTTGCGCATACGTCAATCCGAGCAACGGCGTGGCCATCAGCAAATAGTATGAGTGCTTGTTATGGCCCACGATGTGCACGAACTGCCCGATGTCGTGCAACAGCGCGGCGACCTCTAGCAGCAGGCGACTCTCTTCGTCCAGACGATGCAACGACTCGGTGGCATCGAACAACCGCGCGGCAAAGTTGGCCACCGTCGTAGCATGTGATTCATCAAAGGCGTATTTTTGACCTAGCCGTCGGGCTGCTGCCAGCACCTGTTCGCGGTGCAAATTCCGACGACCATTGCGCACATCCTGAGCGATGTCGAGCAGTAAACCATCTTTCAGGCCCACATGCGGGATCATCACCTCAGCGACGCCGGCTTGTTTGAGGATCTTCTGTAACACAATCGCAGCCGGCATGATCACGTCAGCGCGGTCGGGACGCAAGCGCAGGGTGCGCATTCGCTCTTCGTAGCTCAGACTTTGTAGTTGCTTGATGATGGCATCCAGTTCATCATCCGTGATGAGGGTATTCTGCTGGCGATTGAGCAACGTCTGCCGCAGATCACCCAGCGTTTCAATGTTGCCGCCCGTGCCAACGCACACGTCAATTTTCTGCTGACCGATTTCTTTTCTCAAGCGGCGTCGGGTCGCATCTACGTACTCGCGCACCAGCGTGTTGAATTGTCGCTGCCCGCGCTGCTTTTCTTCCAGCTTTTGCAGCAAGCGCACCGTGCCCATATTGAAGCTTTCTGTGGCGATGATCTGCCCATTAGCGGCAAGTGTCACCTCTACGCTACCGCCGCCAATATCAACCAGCATGGCCAGTTTGTTTTTGAGATTGAGAGCTTCATTCACCGCCAGATGAATCAGTCGCGCTTCCTCCTCTGGATCAATGACCTGAACCTCAATGCCTGAAGCCTGCGTCAGGCGATCAATGACAATGTCGCGATTGAAGGCTTCGCGCATGGCGCTGGTGGCCACAGCGCGGACCCGCTGGACGTTGTGCGCGTCAATAACCTTGCGGAATCGAACGAAAGCTTCGATCGCCCGCTCCAGCGTTGGTTCACCGATCAGTCCTTGCGTGAACACATCCTGACCCAGTCGAACAGGCTCACGCAAACTTTCCAACAGTTGCAGACCCCGGCTTCCGTTGACGCTTCCAACGACCAGCCGCATGGCATTTGAACCGACGTCAATCGCAGCAATGGTTGGCATGGATGCCCAAATATAGCATAAATTGTGTTAAATCGGTGTTACACGAACAGGCCTCAAATCCCAAAGACCAGACGGCAAACATCAGAGCTCAGAGAGAATTGAGGGGCTGGCAGCTTCCTGTTTGAACATTTACATCGTTTTAACAACACCTTAATTGGATCGTTACATCCGCCGATTAGAATGCAAACCTTAGGGCAAAGCCTGTGAGGGTCAGCAAACACATCGAAGGTGAAACTGATGTATGAAAATTTCCGTGACGCAGACTGAAGCCGGCTTACAAGTCAGGTTGTATAGCGACTCAGCGCATTTTGCCGTGGCACTGGAGACGATGAAGTCTCACATTCCCCGTCATCATCGGCGCTTTGACGCTGCGCAAAGATGCTGGATGATTGATCCTCAGGGTCAAGGCCGATTGGAATCATGGCTCAGTTGGATGCGGCGCGAGCTGAAGGCTGAGGTAGTTTATCGTAGCCCACACCATCGTTCTGACTCGCTCGATCAGCGCTCGTCCCTGACGCCGGCTTACGCAACCTTGCATTTGTTGCCGACCGCCCCACCGGAACTTGTCAAAGCTGCATACCATTGCCTTGCCAGGATCAATCATCCGGACGTGGGCGGTGATACTAAATCCATGCAGCAGATCAACATCGCTTACGCCCATATCAAGCAGCATGGCATGAATCCTGACCGCACGACATCACGTTGAGGTATATGACGGGAATTTACACATCCGTAACATGGAATTCATCAGGCTGTAACATTCGCGCCATAGAATGAGCGCCTTAGGAGATTCCAAAGACTCAGGAGGATAGTCAGGTGAACAAGCAACGCATCGTTTATAGCCTTCTTCTGCTAGGGCTGGTCGTGTTTCCCTGTCGTGCGCAAAACACGTTGGTTGGTGATATGCCGGCTAAGGGCAGCGCCACCGGAACGCTGGAGGGTGTGGTGCTGGATGTTTCCAACGGCCAAAAGCTGCCTCGCGTGGATATTGAAGTAGTAGGTCAGGGCGTAGTCGGGCAGACCGACCTGGATGGGTACTTCAGTGTGAAGCTTCAGCCGGGCACGTATCAGATTCGTGCCTCACGAACCGGTTATCAAAGTCAGACGATAGAGTCGGTGGAAGTCACCGCTCGACAGGTGGCCAGCGTGGAATTTGCCTTGAGTCCTCAAGGACAGGTCTTAGGCGAGGTGGTCGTGACAGCGGCCGCTAGTATAGCGGCCAGCGAAATCGTCATGCTGGCTGAACGAAAGGCGGCCACAACCATTAACGATGCAATCAGCGCCCGAGAAATCAAGGCGGATACCAGTTCGCATGCCGCAGGCGTGTTGCAACGCATGCCGGGCATCACAGTCGCTCAAGATAAATATGTCTTCGTGCGCGGTCTGAACGAACGGTATAGCAACACGGTATTGAACGATGCGATGCTGCCTACAACGGAGCCAGACCGGCGCGTCGTGCCGATGGATTTGATCCCAACGTCGCTGCTGGATAATGTGAAAGTCCTCAAGTCATTCACTCCTGATCAGCCCGGTGAATTCTCTGGCGGTCTCGTCAAAATTCAGGCAACCGAGTTTCCCAGCACTGGCACGCTGAAGGTCTCCGCGTCCTACGGATTCAATTCACAAACGACATTCGATGACATTCAAACCTACCCCGGCGACCGCCTCGATTGGCTCGGTTTCGGCACGGGTCGGCGCCGATTGCCGGCGATCATTCCCAGTCAATCGTTGACGCGCTTTGGCCCGGATGACCTGACGCGCTTTGGCCGGGCGTTTGAAAACATCTGGCAACCACGACGCGGCAATGCGCGGCCTAATCAAAGTTATGGCGTTTCCGGCGGCACAACGATTGGCCGATGGGGTTTGGTCGGCGCGCTCAATTACAGTAACAAGCTGCAAAACCTCGATGAAAATCGCGTCTTCTACGTTCGGGTTGGTGACCAGGTCGTGCCGCGCAGCATCTTTGCCAATCATCAGTTTTTGAGCGAGCGCGGCTTGCTCCGTGAGCTCAGTGGTCTTCTGCCAGAGGAATTTCTCAAGCCGGAATTGCTACGCGGCTACCAATCCAGCAGCAATACCGTCAGGTTGGGGGGCACTGCCAATGTCGCTTATAAATTCTCCAACAATCACAAACTGCTGCTGAAGAATTTCTATACTCATGACGGCACGGATCAGGCCCGAACATATCAAGGGTGGTATGAGAGCCGCTACGCGGTGATCCGCAATCAGCGGCTGCGCTATCAGGAGGAGACCATCTACTCCGGCCAGCTCTCCGGCGACCATTTGTTCTCGCGCTTGGGCGACAGTTTGGTGACCTGGCGGTTGAACTATGCGCGCGCCACGCTGGACGAGCCAGACCTGCGTGAGACAATCTACGAGCTTGACGACCCGGCCGGCCAATTCCGCTTCTTCAGTCAGTTGCAAAGTGGATTGCGGTTGTTCAATGCGATGGATGAGAACATTCGCGAACCGGCGGTGGATTGGAGCAAATTCGTCTTCCTGAGCAATGGCAAGCTGACACTCAATCTGAAGGCCGGCGCGGCCTATAGCAATCGTGATCGGAGCTTCAACTCCCGACGCATCCGATTGATTGCCACTCGGCTGCGCGGCATCAATTTGTTCCTGCCGCCTGAGCAATTGCTCGCGCCGCAGAACATCCGTCCGGATGGCTTCCTGCCGTTTGAGGAGACACGTCCAACAGACGCCTATCAGGGGATTCACGACATCACGGCCGGTTACGCCATGGCCGACCTGACCATGAAGAAATGGCGCTTCATCGGCGGCCTACGCGCCGAAAGGTCTAACCAGCGCGTAGACACGTTTGATCCATTCACGCCGAATCGGCGACCCGTCACGGCTGGCCAAAAAGAGACTGATCTGATGCCCAGTCTCGCCGTTGTTTATGGACTTACCGGCCAGATGAACCTGCGAGTCAGCTTCAGCCAGACTGTCGCGCGACCTCAGTTTCGCGAGCTCAGTCCATTTGAATTCACAGACGTGACGGGCGGCCCGTCGCAACGCGGCAATCCTGAACTCCTGCGTTCGACGATTCGCAATTTTGATAGCCGGTGGGAATGGTTCATCAGCCCCCGCGAAGTGCTGGCTGTGAGCTTCTTCTATAAGCGCCTCATCAACCCGATTGAGCAGATCATTCAACCATCCAATGAAACGACGATCCTCTCCTATCGCAACGTGAACGCCGCCAACAATTGGGGACTTGAATTCGAGGTGAGGAAAAATATGGGCTTCTTGTCATCCCGATTGGAGAACCTCAATGTCACGTCTAACTACACGTTTGTTGACTCCCAGGTTGATATTGGAAAGCAAGGCCCATTGAATGTGCTGACCACGCTGCGACGCCCGCTGGTCGGTCAATCCCGGCATGCGTTTAACTCGTCGGTCGGATACGAAATACCGCGCTGGGGCATGGAGACCCGTGCTCTATTCAACTACATCGGCAGCCGCATCACGGATGTCGGCGGATTCGGATTGCCCGACATCATCGAAGATGGCATCCCCAGTCTGGATTTTTATGTGTCCAAACGATTTTTAGGCGAGGCTAAGAATCTCGAATTGAAATTCTCGGCGGAAAATCTCATCAACCGCGAGATTCGATTCAATCAGGGGAACCGGCCGTATTACTACTTCCGTCGTGGTCGCACGTTCAGCTTGGGGCTCTCATACACGCTCTTTTGATCTGCACGCTGACATGTTCATGGAGGGGTGAAACGTAAAATTGCAAGTGCTTCACTCATTTCAATGCTCACAATGAAATCTTGATCATTCACTTTTTCTAGGAGGAGAAAACGCATGAAACGACAACTACTGGGTATCGGGGCAGCGCTCGTGCTTGCGCTTGCCTCAACTTCTATTCAATTCATTGT
This window encodes:
- a CDS encoding Ppx/GppA family phosphatase — encoded protein: MPTIAAIDVGSNAMRLVVGSVNGSRGLQLLESLREPVRLGQDVFTQGLIGEPTLERAIEAFVRFRKVIDAHNVQRVRAVATSAMREAFNRDIVIDRLTQASGIEVQVIDPEEEARLIHLAVNEALNLKNKLAMLVDIGGGSVEVTLAANGQIIATESFNMGTVRLLQKLEEKQRGQRQFNTLVREYVDATRRRLRKEIGQQKIDVCVGTGGNIETLGDLRQTLLNRQQNTLITDDELDAIIKQLQSLSYEERMRTLRLRPDRADVIMPAAIVLQKILKQAGVAEVMIPHVGLKDGLLLDIAQDVRNGRRNLHREQVLAAARRLGQKYAFDESHATTVANFAARLFDATESLHRLDEESRLLLEVAALLHDIGQFVHIVGHNKHSYYLLMATPLLGLTYAQRAIVANVARYHRKAFPTLKHEPYRNLSAKDRVVVCKLAALLRIADALDTEHAGKVHQFTLEYKKPKLIMRLHGEGDMLLEKWALQRKATLLEEVFGVKFVVED
- a CDS encoding thymidylate kinase; its protein translation is MTPKRFYGTGIPGVNVEQLKGTLIVIEGADGSGRSTQIALLRDWLERLGYATSEVGLKRSRLVEAELEEAMQGNILSPLTLCLFYATDFADQLEHTIIPALRSGFVVLADRYIYTLMARAIVRGAHPEWIRDVYSIALVPDAVFYLEVSPKILAERNFRKNATLDYWESGMDIRRSGDMYECFIRYQRQIQRELRAMRTIYHFDTINGNRSIRAVANELQAKIEIMLNPHLVEASQGAGS
- a CDS encoding TonB-dependent receptor; the encoded protein is MNKQRIVYSLLLLGLVVFPCRAQNTLVGDMPAKGSATGTLEGVVLDVSNGQKLPRVDIEVVGQGVVGQTDLDGYFSVKLQPGTYQIRASRTGYQSQTIESVEVTARQVASVEFALSPQGQVLGEVVVTAAASIAASEIVMLAERKAATTINDAISAREIKADTSSHAAGVLQRMPGITVAQDKYVFVRGLNERYSNTVLNDAMLPTTEPDRRVVPMDLIPTSLLDNVKVLKSFTPDQPGEFSGGLVKIQATEFPSTGTLKVSASYGFNSQTTFDDIQTYPGDRLDWLGFGTGRRRLPAIIPSQSLTRFGPDDLTRFGRAFENIWQPRRGNARPNQSYGVSGGTTIGRWGLVGALNYSNKLQNLDENRVFYVRVGDQVVPRSIFANHQFLSERGLLRELSGLLPEEFLKPELLRGYQSSSNTVRLGGTANVAYKFSNNHKLLLKNFYTHDGTDQARTYQGWYESRYAVIRNQRLRYQEETIYSGQLSGDHLFSRLGDSLVTWRLNYARATLDEPDLRETIYELDDPAGQFRFFSQLQSGLRLFNAMDENIREPAVDWSKFVFLSNGKLTLNLKAGAAYSNRDRSFNSRRIRLIATRLRGINLFLPPEQLLAPQNIRPDGFLPFEETRPTDAYQGIHDITAGYAMADLTMKKWRFIGGLRAERSNQRVDTFDPFTPNRRPVTAGQKETDLMPSLAVVYGLTGQMNLRVSFSQTVARPQFRELSPFEFTDVTGGPSQRGNPELLRSTIRNFDSRWEWFISPREVLAVSFFYKRLINPIEQIIQPSNETTILSYRNVNAANNWGLEFEVRKNMGFLSSRLENLNVTSNYTFVDSQVDIGKQGPLNVLTTLRRPLVGQSRHAFNSSVGYEIPRWGMETRALFNYIGSRITDVGGFGLPDIIEDGIPSLDFYVSKRFLGEAKNLELKFSAENLINREIRFNQGNRPYYYFRRGRTFSLGLSYTLF
- the tmk gene encoding dTMP kinase translates to MRLSSSRSDMPGKLIAVEGIDGSGKSTQIYLLKRWLELEGYKVFFTEWNSSTLVKKATTKGKKRHLLTPTTFSLIHCTDFADRYERQILPLLHAGYIVLADRYIYTAFARDAARGCDRQWLRKLYSFARHPDLTFFFHVPMDVALSRILEGRPQLKYYEAGMDMNLSPDPYESFKLFQEKIYQEYWHMAEEFNFVIIDANRAPELEHRDVRQIVQQRIDLPRYKWRIPR
- a CDS encoding J domain-containing protein, translated to MKISVTQTEAGLQVRLYSDSAHFAVALETMKSHIPRHHRRFDAAQRCWMIDPQGQGRLESWLSWMRRELKAEVVYRSPHHRSDSLDQRSSLTPAYATLHLLPTAPPELVKAAYHCLARINHPDVGGDTKSMQQINIAYAHIKQHGMNPDRTTSR